In the genome of Amphiura filiformis chromosome 4, Afil_fr2py, whole genome shotgun sequence, one region contains:
- the LOC140149896 gene encoding uncharacterized protein translates to MATAQENSDIIRVMLWSVPRSVSTSFLKCMTNVPNSQTWYEPYWMAFWFSNYGKHRPGMVSRLQDAWKAKGDHGDTASFASEISGGYFAGDKSYSWIKDQLECIPPDNKNIVFCKDISAGLEGMHEYIPDSFRHSFLIRHPFKVFESWERVTNHGIEDELKRMKISEQPDFILPSGLFFKEQYELYQHVKEHYEPNPVIIDTDDLLADPGRLLKAYCQAVGIPYSDELLHWKPGRECLDQQWMVAKELILTQTLANPHAETFASSCFGKSSKVPNQGELSDDVRHCSDVCMEYYEAMYANRLQI, encoded by the exons ATGGCCACGGCTCAAGAAAACTCAGATATTATCCGCGTCATGTTATGGTCTGTTCCACGATCTGTCTCAACAAGTTTTCTCAAATGTATGACAAATGTTCCAAATTCTCAGACGTGGTATGAACCATATTGGATGGCATTTTGGTTTTCAAATTATGGCAAACATCGCCCAGGAATGGTTAGTAGGCTGCAAGATGCATGGAAAGCTAAGGGAGATCATGGTGATACAGCTAGTTTTGCTTCTGAAATATCAG GAGGCTACTTCGCTGGCGACAAATCTTATTCTTGGATTAAAGATCAACTAGAGTGTATACCACCCGACAACAAGAACATTGTGTTCTGCAAAGATATCAGTGCGGGATTAGAAGGAATGCATGAATACATACCAGACAGTTTCCGTCATTCGTTTCTGATTCGTCACCCGTTTAAAGTATTCGAATCATGGGAGAGAGTGACCAATCATGGAATCGAAGATGAATTGAAGCGAATGAAAATTTCTGAGCAGCCAGACTTTATTCTGCCATCAGGGCTCTTCTTCAAAGAACAGTACGAGCTTTACCAACACGTGAAAGAGCATTATGAACCAAATCCCGTAATAATTGACACAGATGACTTATTAGCTGACCCTGGTCGTTTATTGAAAGCTTATTGTCAGGCAGTAGGTATACCTTATAGCGATGAATTACTTCATTGGAAACCTGGCAGAGAATGCCTGGATCAACAATGGATGGTGGCAAAAGAACTGATCCTTACTCAAACTTTGGCCAATCCTCATGCGGAAACCTTTGCCAGTTCATGTTTTGGAAAATCTTCTAAAGTACCTAATCAAGGTGAACTTTCAGATGATGTTCGTCACTGCTCTGATGTGTGCATGGAATATTATGAAGCGATGTATGCAAACAGGTTGCAAATCTAG
- the LOC140151161 gene encoding uncharacterized protein has product MATAQENSDIIRIMLWSVPRSVSTSFLKCMTNVPNSQTWYEPYWMAFLFSNHGKHRQGVVGMLQDAWGAKGEHGDTATFATEISGGYFAGDKSYSWIKNQLKCIPPDNKKIVFCKDISAGLEGMYEYIPDSFRHTFLIRHPFKVLESWEKMINRGIEDELKRMKISEQPEFFLPQGLFFKEQYELYQHVKEHYEPNPVIIDTDDLLADPGRVLKAYCQAVGIPYTDDLLQWRPGRECMDQQWMIAKEQIIAQNLGNTHAETFRSTCFGKPTKVPDRDELSDDVRHCSDVCIEYYEAMYANRLQV; this is encoded by the exons ATGGCCACGGCTCAAGAAAATTCAGATATTATCCGCATCATGTTATGGTCTGTTCCACGATCTGTGTCAACAAGTTTTCTCAAATGTATGACAAATGTTCCAAATTCTCAGACGTGGTATGAACCATATTGGAtggcatttttgttttcaaatcatgGTAAACATCGCCAAGGAGTAGTTGGTATGCTGCAAGATGCATGGGGAGCTAAGGGAGAGCATGGTGATACAGCTACTTTTGCTACTGAAATATCAG GAGGCTACTTCGCTGGTGACAAATCTTATTCTTGGATTAAAAATCAACTAAAGTGTATACCACCCGACAACAAGAAGATTGTGTTCTGCAAAGATATCAGTGCGGGATTAGAAGGAATGTATGAATACATACCAGACAGTTTCCGTCATACGTTTCTGATTCGTCACCCGTTTAAAGTACTCGAATCATGGGAGAAAATGATCAATCGTGGAATCGAAGATGAATTGAAGCGAATGAAAATTTCTGAGCAGCCAGAATTTTTTCTGCCACAAGGGCTCTTCTTCAAAGAACAGTACGAGCTTTACCAACACGTGAAAGAGCATTATGAACCAAATCCCGTAATTATTGACACTGATGACTTATTGGCGGACCCCGGTCGTGTATTGAAAGCTTATTGTCAGGCAGTAGGTATACCTTACACCGATGACTTACTTCAGTGGAGACCTGGCAGAGAATGCATGGATCAACAATGGATGATAGCCAAGGAACAGATCATTGCTCAAAATCTTGGCAATACACACGCGGAAACTTTTAGGAGTACATGTTTTGGAAAACCTACGAAAGTACCTGACCGTGATGAACTTTCAGATGATGTTCGTCACTGCTCTGATGTATGCATTGAATATTATGAAGCAATGTATGCAAACAGGTTGCAAGTTTAG
- the LOC140151162 gene encoding uncharacterized protein, with amino-acid sequence MSALEVHEDPSNEQTQHSYTTPEHSPAQGVNLPTLSTPSRRYAKKEEVIQQLRVAVVGPDSDYFMDKLVETFPKFTSEDKSSSREDDPCASYLGKVRGQLVLFVDVGGLESESNSIPRQCVIQSLLSRVTGGLHMVILNIRAGTSEANVKKLINRFTCMFGEDVMKYTLIAFSDSSLLSRYNKDVITYSRNLPDDIRCLLRIPIGKEAVWAFDKQDSREAFAIEIEQLTFMVDTLAKNRPKKERYFKADMIPNIDYFHEDGDDGGDNDDYGDDDDDDDNDNIGGDGETSHKGTIGEILSKPLRRARDICVIA; translated from the exons ATGTCGGCTTTAGAAGTACACGAGGATCCGTCAAATGAACAAACTCAACACAGTTATACAACCCCTGAACATTCACCAGCACAAGGAGTCAATTTACCCACTCTAAGCACTCCGTCAAGGCGGTATGCTAAGAAAGAag AGGTAATTCAGCAGCTAAGAGTAGCTGTTGTTGGTCCTGATAGTGACTACTTCATGGACAAGCTGGTCGAGACGTTTCCAAAGTTCACTTCAGAAGACAAATCCTCATCTCGGGAAGACGACCCGTGTGCTTCATATTTAGGGAAGGTTCGCGGACAGCTGGTATTATTTGTTGATGTCGGTGGTCTTGAATCAGAATCCAACAGCATTCCAAGGCAATGTGTTATTCAGTCTCTACTTTCAAGAGTTACTGGCGGTCTTCACATGGTGATTCTGAATATTCGTGCAGGGACAAGTGAGGCGAATGTGAAAAAGTTGATAAACAGATTCACCTGCATGTTTGGTGAAGATGTGATGAAATATACACTAATTGCTTTTAGTGACTCGAGTTTACTCAGCCGATATAACAAAGATGTTATCACTTACAGCAGGAATCTTCCAGATGACATCAGGTGCTTGTTGCGAATCCCAATTGGGAAGGAAGCTGTATGGGCATTTGACAAGCAAGATTCTCGAGAAGCTTTTGCAATTGAGATCGAGCAGTTGACATTTATGGTTGATACACTGGCAAAGAATAGGCCAAAGAAGGAACGTTACTTCAAAGCAGACATGATACCGAACATAGATTATTTTCatgaagatggtgatgatggtggtgacaATGATGATTATggggatgatgatgacgatgatgataatgataatattggcgGTGATGGCGAGACAAGTCACAAGGGCACAATTGGCGAAATACTATCCAAACCACTCAGACGTGCCCGAGACATTTGTGTCATTGCTTAG